A DNA window from Candidatus Zixiibacteriota bacterium contains the following coding sequences:
- a CDS encoding imidazolonepropionase, protein MKKIAATKIIKNAGQLITVNAPGPIGPRSGKAMSDLGIINKGAVAFASSRIIAVGETKKVMRDVAITKRTKVIDAAGQLVAPGLVDCHSHPVWAGNRSNEFEMRLQGKSYLDIAKEGGGIKATVKATRKASANTLFKNGMKALTEMLKNGATTIEGKSGYGLTLKDEIKMLKVLQRLNKEHDVDVVPTFLGAHEIPDEYKGNPDKYLGLVCGEMIPAVVEAKLAEFCDVFCEKGVFNLKQTRMVLQTAQAFGMKLKIHADQLTSIGGAELAAEFGAISADHLDCISNEGILLIKKAGVIPVLLPGSVFILGVKKKAPARKLINEGLPVALGTDLNPGSSSIHSMPITMSLACIEFKMTPAEVWCAATLNAAFAINRGNIVGSLAPGKKADVVIWEAEDYRDIPYWFGKNSVARIFKNGHDLEL, encoded by the coding sequence ATGAAGAAAATTGCCGCTACTAAAATAATTAAAAACGCCGGACAGCTAATAACAGTGAATGCCCCTGGCCCTATTGGTCCCAGGTCTGGCAAGGCAATGTCCGACTTGGGCATTATTAATAAAGGAGCGGTTGCATTTGCCAGTTCCCGCATCATTGCTGTTGGCGAAACTAAAAAAGTCATGCGGGATGTGGCTATAACCAAACGAACTAAAGTAATAGATGCCGCCGGACAGCTTGTTGCGCCCGGTTTGGTTGATTGCCATTCTCATCCGGTTTGGGCTGGCAATCGCTCGAATGAATTTGAGATGCGACTGCAGGGTAAAAGCTATTTGGATATCGCCAAGGAGGGCGGCGGTATTAAAGCCACTGTCAAGGCAACTCGAAAAGCCTCAGCTAATACTCTATTCAAAAACGGGATGAAAGCCTTAACTGAAATGCTTAAAAATGGAGCCACTACAATTGAGGGCAAATCCGGTTATGGATTAACCCTTAAAGATGAAATCAAGATGTTGAAGGTTTTGCAAAGGCTAAACAAAGAGCATGATGTTGATGTGGTTCCGACATTTCTCGGCGCTCATGAAATACCTGATGAATATAAAGGCAATCCTGATAAATACCTGGGCTTGGTTTGCGGCGAGATGATACCAGCCGTAGTAGAGGCAAAACTGGCGGAGTTCTGCGATGTCTTTTGCGAAAAAGGCGTTTTTAATCTAAAGCAAACACGTATGGTATTACAAACAGCGCAGGCATTTGGAATGAAATTGAAAATCCATGCCGACCAATTAACCTCTATTGGCGGAGCGGAACTTGCGGCTGAATTCGGCGCTATCTCTGCCGACCATCTCGACTGCATTAGCAATGAGGGCATTTTGCTGATAAAAAAAGCCGGCGTTATTCCTGTTCTTCTGCCGGGAAGCGTTTTCATTTTGGGAGTTAAAAAGAAAGCTCCGGCTCGCAAATTAATAAACGAAGGCTTGCCTGTTGCTCTTGGGACTGATCTTAACCCGGGCTCATCCTCAATTCACTCTATGCCGATTACGATGAGTTTAGCCTGTATCGAGTTTAAGATGACTCCTGCCGAGGTTTGGTGCGCCGCCACCTTAAATGCCGCTTTTGCTATCAATAGAGGCAATATTGTCGGCAGTCTGGCGCCGGGGAAAAAGGCTGATGTTGTAATCTGGGAGGCGGAGGATTATCGGGATATTCCCTACTGGTTCGGCAAAAATTCTGTCGCTCGCATCTTTAAAAACGGGCACGATTTAGAATTATGA